The genomic interval tcatatatttatactataatataaatagactgaTAGTTTAGTTTATATAAACATCATAGTACTATTAACATAGATAATtcgtaaaattgaaaaaatcaaactaGACCAAactgaaataagaaaaattagaagtttcgATTTTAAATCAATTCGatattaattcttaaatttttaaaatcagtaTATACTGTTCGgttctaaaaaatgtacaaagcCATACTAGTTACActcctaatatttttaaataaattttataaaaataaatttataaataaataacaatcttaaatttactttacactaaaaataattttaaacttaatttattttgatgaaattggctaaagtatttattaaaaataatcattaattttataaaacacgCCGTCCGCGAGTTTGTCGCTTGCAGACGGACTGTCTCGAAGGGCATCTCTATGGGCGTCTAAATTAAAATGCCGCTCGAAGAAAAAAATGGCCTGCAGAAACgaaaaaaatattaggaatgcgtataaaatataattcaaataactaaatttatttGTCAAAAACTTAAGTCCTAGACTCGTAAGAAACAATATGATGGAGatcttatgttttttatttgggGCAGTTCTAAAGGAGGGCCTTATttgtgagaagagagagaaacttTTACCTCCATAAATTGAAAGAAAGTCAGGAAGAAGATCGGCAAAGTTATAAGCTTTCCCAAAAAGAAGTGGTTAATTCATTCATTGCCATGGAAAGCCACTGCACCCCAGAAACGGCAGGAAAAGTAATCAGATGCAAAGGTTCTTTCCCTTgatctctctcattctctaaaATCTATTACTTAGTTTTTCTGtattataaagatatatatatatctatctattttGGGCTGTTTGGATCTCTTATTAACAGAATCGTGTTTCTTTGTTTGTAATTCAAAAACAGCTGCAGTTTGTAGAAAGCCGGGGGAGCCACTCATGATCGAGGAAATTGAAGTTGACCCACCAAAAGCTTGGGAGGTTCGGATCAAAATTATCTGCACATCTCTCTGTCACCGTGATCTTACCTTTTGGAAAATGAAGGTAAGCTCtccaatcaaagaaaagaaaaaagaaaaaaaaaaatccaggttCCTATTTAATCTTCCAAAGTAAAAACCTTCAAAAGTTTTATACGGAATCAACTCAACTGCGCTATCCCCTCTAGGCACCCATTGGAGTTTTTCCAAGAATTTTTGGGCACGAAGCTGTCGGGTAATTTGACTCTTCAGTTAATATTCTCAATTCTCCTGTTCAGCTCATTAATTACTATCATCGTTCtgggtttgtttatttttctggttAGTTTTGGCTTTTGATTTGGTCATGCTTGTCTTGGGTAATAGTGTCGTTGAAAGCGTGGGAGAGCATGTAGAAGAGCTGATAAAGGGGGATATAGTGTTGCCCGTGTTCCAACCAAACTGCAGGAAATGCAGGGATTGCATGTCGGAGAAGAGCAACGCCTGCTCGGTCTTTGGGAAAAACATCTCCACCGACATGCCCAGGGACAGAACTAGCAGATTTAAGGATCTCAAGGGAGAAGTGTTGCACCATTTCGTTGGGGTTTCCAGCTTCTCCGAGTATACCGTGGTTGATGAAACCCATGCCGTGAAAATTACGCCCGACATTCCTGTTGATAAAGCCTGCTTGCTTAGCTGCGGCGTCTCAACCGGTTAGTCTGTGgaaatctctctctcctttctccaGATTTTTTCCCCCActtcctttcatttttcctttaatcATTTTTGCCGAAGTATTCGGATAACTTAGGTCTGTTCTTGTTCGACTGAGaatattcactactatttattattatttaatattactattcaaaGAATATTAAAGATGTTCTTCTACTCAAACCtaaccaataaaaaattattttctgttaattaTACATATTGAATTGGAAAGTAAGCAGTTGAAAAATGGAGTAGAATAGGATGTAGTCCACTCATGTTGGGAtcatttttgatatttttggggACATGCGCTCTGCCCTTAGTGCTAAAGTCCCACTAATTCAAGTGGTCAGTTGTGGAAATGTGAATGGAGATTGCAATGTGCAGGGGTGGGATCAGCGTGGAAAGTGGCAGCGGTTGAAGAAGGATCCACAGTGGCTATCTTTGGGCTCGGTGCTGTTGGACTTGCGGTATGTAAATTGAACACAATGATCAGCAAGGCAGAGTGGGCCTTGTTTCAAGTCCATTGCTGGCCTAATGGGCTTAAATTATAGTGTCCATTTAGTAATGTCccaataaaatcaaacaaagtaattaagaaaaacatTGTTTCACCTCTTAAATTTTAGGACCCATTTGAAAACAAGGAATATCTTAGAAAGATGGATCCTACTCATTATCTCACACCACACGCCTTTTAAGTTAATTGaattgttctacttatcattcatatattacatacttattatgaaaaaaaagaaaaaagaaaattaaaataggtagtgtgtgagatgataagtagaacttTTCATCTTagaatatatgtaaatagtaataaaataatttgatttcagatgttttattaggttttgttaaatgtgagagaaaaaattaaataaaaatgttataaaattaaaaatttatttaaaaattattttttttttaaatttgaaaaaattgtattattttttgtgtttggagtttgaaaaagttgtaataattagatgataaagtttaaaattttaaaattgaaaatgctttgttttttagtgatatttggaaaaaaatatttgagaatattttagtatcCGAAAGGACTCTTATTGTCTTTAATTGAtgtaacatattttaaaattttatacgcttgactaaaaataacaaaataacctaaaataaaagtagcattgtttgtaaaaaaaaaaaaaaaaaaaaaagtagcattGTTCAAAATGCTCTCGAAATCAAGTAGACTCAAGAAGTTAAAATGACATAACACAAATAGTCAAAATCATTCACTTATTTATTGGTGCCAAAGTAATGGAAGTAAAACTAATTACTACCTCACAAGAAATCATTGgaaattttgatgaattttagaAGCACAAATTGATACCAGGTTGCGGTGGGAGCAAGACTTCGTGGAGCTTCGAAGATTATAGGTGTGGACTTGAATCCTGAAAAATTCGAGATAGGTAACTGTCTATTAACTTGAGgatctctctttccttttatgGGTCGAaggatttttctcttttaaatgtCATGCAACAACAGGGGTTgccatctcattttaattaaactatGCAGGAAAGAAATTTGGAGTCACTGATTTTGTCAACCCTGCAACCTGTACTGCAGAAAAGCCAGTCAGCGAGGTCAGAGtattgaaatgattattttaaataaaatataattatttttttgaattaaaaaaacataatgaaACCCATCAAGTTTATTTTGCCGGACTGTGCTCTCTGAGTTTGTAATCTGGTGAAACCGATGAACAGGTAATCAAGGAGATGACTGATGGGGGTGCTGACTATTGCTTTGAGTGTATCGGGTTGGCATCAATAATGCAAGACGCTTTTAAAAGCAGCCGAGAGGTTCTCtgtctcttcctctcctcgccttaatttatgcatgcatgcaatatggtTTGGTTCGTTTCAATTTCGAGTCCTTTTTGTCTTAAAGAGTGTTTAAAGAATGTTGTTGATTCGGTGGTTGGTTTTCTGAGGTCAGGGTTGGGGAAAGACGGTGATAATTGGTGTGGAGATGCATGGCTCGCCGTTGACTATCAGTCCCTACGAGCTTCTGAGAGGCAAAAGTGTCATCGGCTCATTCTTTGGAGGTCTCAAACCCAAATCCGACATTCCTCTCCTAATCAAGAAATACCTTGATAAGGTGATTATTATTAAGGCGACATTATAATCTCGCTTATTTCATACTTTTTGTGACGAaagtgatcttttttttttttaaatccaaaacaaaatgtTGTAGTGTCGATGTTGAATACGCATGATCATCGAGGTACTATAATTAGTGTGTGTTTGTGTTGCAGGAGCTTAGTTTGGACGAGTTCATAACACATGAGTTGAGCTTCCAAGAAATTAACAAAGCCTTCGAATTGCTCCAAGCAGGGAAGAGCCTCCGTTGCATGATATGGATGAATCGCTAGACAATGTCGCTACCTTGCTATCTTGTATTAATAATACCTTATCaataaggaaaaataagaagttggtgATAATCATTATATGATTCACAATTTAAACCAAGATCACACTTCAAAGTTGcaattgaaagtttttttttaatcttgttttATTCGGTTTAATATAATGTTTCACACGTGATTTCGATGTTCatattataattcaaatataagataaaattgaCATAAGATCCTACATTTTGAGAAgttgatcaataaaattatgaataaatatgTGATGATATTCATCCAATGAGGCGGTATTAAATTtgcaaaaaatcatttatatattgtaacgtagaaaatgataaaagattGACAATTGAAATATCAATGAATTTGACACTGATCAAATTGGccgaaaaggggaaaaaaatatacatgaaaGAAAGTTTAATTTTAGAAACCTCAGGGGAAAACGTCAATAATACAAAACTTCAGTGGAGGAAAGTTCAATTAACGTAAcctttagatttttttgtatCTGGGACTGGGATTCTGGAGGTCCGAGCAAGGGTTTCATACTCAATCGCGCAAGACATGGACCAATTAGGTGAGCAACTATGCGAGGCGGCGAAGAGTGGCGCCGACCCGAACGAACTGAGAGGTCTGATCGAGTCCGGAGCGGACGTGTCTTATTTCGACGGGCACGGCCTCACTCCGCTCATGCATGCATCCAAGCACGGCCACGCCCACGCTGTCAAGATCCTTCTCGAAGCCGGCGCGCCCTGGAATGCTCTCTCCCCCTCCAATCTCTCCGCTGGCGATTTTGCTATGGAAGCTGGCCACCAGGAAGCTTTTGATACACTCCTCAATGCCGGTAAGGTGCTTTGCTTGCTTGTTGCGTGCTTCAATGTCACTCCCTCTTCATTCGTCTCTGTTCTGcgtttctccctttttttttttacttaattttccGGATAATGTCGAGATACGACAACTTTAAATGCCATAGATGGATGTATGGTGTCCCAATCCAATTGCTGTTTTCTGAAGGCGTCGAGAAATGGTTCACTAAAATCTCTTGTAGCTGATACCATAGGTTAGTCACTAACAACTAACAAGCGAGGATTATAAAACGTTACTGTGAAATAAAGGCAGTTCGTGATGTGCATTCTTCATTCTTGTTGTATGTACCCTTGATTACTAGGTCCGTGTgcatattcaaaatttcaaatggaTTTTGGTGACCGTAACTCCTCATGAAGCTAATATTCTTACTTCTTTGAACAATGGATATCCTTTGTTTTAACCAAAAATGGGTTTAATCTCTTTAATTGGGTCTGTATATGGAGCTAATGAGCTCAAGGAATTGGATGGAGGGTACCTGATTTCCTGGGTGCGAGAATCTAATTACATTCGTGGGTGTGTGTATTTATATGCATATACTCATAAAAGGTATATTGATATGCATATAACTCTGTATATGAACAGGGATCCAGGCTGAATTGGTCCTCGGAACAATTGcaagaacagaaaataaaaatggtaatCTTGATGTAGATTACTTGGAAGATAGGGTTATTTTTAGTGAGGATAAGCTGATGGACTCTGACAGTAAGGCTGTCATGATGGCTTGGGAGAAACCT from Juglans microcarpa x Juglans regia isolate MS1-56 chromosome 4S, Jm3101_v1.0, whole genome shotgun sequence carries:
- the LOC121262985 gene encoding alcohol dehydrogenase-like 2 isoform X1, producing the protein MESHCTPETAGKVIRCKAAVCRKPGEPLMIEEIEVDPPKAWEVRIKIICTSLCHRDLTFWKMKAPIGVFPRIFGHEAVGVVESVGEHVEELIKGDIVLPVFQPNCRKCRDCMSEKSNACSVFGKNISTDMPRDRTSRFKDLKGEVLHHFVGVSSFSEYTVVDETHAVKITPDIPVDKACLLSCGVSTGVGSAWKVAAVEEGSTVAIFGLGAVGLAVAVGARLRGASKIIGVDLNPEKFEIGKKFGVTDFVNPATCTAEKPVSEVIKEMTDGGADYCFECIGLASIMQDAFKSSREGWGKTVIIGVEMHGSPLTISPYELLRGKSVIGSFFGGLKPKSDIPLLIKKYLDKELSLDEFITHELSFQEINKAFELLQAGKSLRCMIWMNR
- the LOC121262985 gene encoding alcohol dehydrogenase-like 1 isoform X2, whose product is MESHCTPETAGKVIRCKAAVCRKPGEPLMIEEIEVDPPKAWEVRIKIICTSLCHRDLTFWKMKAPIGVFPRIFGHEAVGVVESVGEHVEELIKGDIVLPVFQPNCRKCRDCMSEKSNACSVFGKNISTDMPRDRTSRFKDLKGEVLHHFVGVSSFSEYTVVDETHAVKITPDIPVDKACLLSCGVSTGVGSAWKVAAVEEGSTVAIFGLGAVGLAVAVGARLRGASKIIGKKFGVTDFVNPATCTAEKPVSEVIKEMTDGGADYCFECIGLASIMQDAFKSSREGWGKTVIIGVEMHGSPLTISPYELLRGKSVIGSFFGGLKPKSDIPLLIKKYLDKELSLDEFITHELSFQEINKAFELLQAGKSLRCMIWMNR